The following DNA comes from Peribacillus sp. FSL E2-0218.
CCGGAAAAAGATTTACGTTCTTTTGTGATCCCGATGATTTGCCTCTGGAATTATACGAAAAGTCTTGCTGAATGGAATCCATCTAGAAAGATAAACAAATTCGATTGGTCAGGTGCGAGGAGGTCCCGTTCAACTTGAACCTAAAAAAAGCAGACAAACTTTGGTATCCAAGGGGTTTGTCTGCATTTTGGAAGCTGCATGTCGATTGCGGCTTCTTTTTTTGTCATGGACTTAAAATGGGCTGTCAAGGACTGCTCTGTAGTATACAGTATTCAAGCAGGATTCATAAGATATAAAAAGGAGGGACAAGCAAATAAAGGAAGAATGCAAGAATGGAGATAAAAACAGTGGTCCAAAAGAAGCTCGGTTTCGTTTAATAACAGGCACATTTACTGACATGGAAACGGCAGAGCTGATGGCAGATGAGCTTAAGCATCGTTATGGCTGGATTGTCTATATAATACCTGAACAAAGAGGAAAAGAAGGGGGATTAGAATAAACGGACACTAACATCCTTGAGAATGCTCGGTGAATGAAGGGAAAATAATAGAGAGGATGGCTGACTTGAAATTACAAGATATTAAAGGGAAATATGATGTCATAATAAGTTTGGGCAGTTGGTGCGGTCCTTCACTTAATTTAAGGCGGCATAATTTAAGGAGGTTTTCATTCCCGCTTGATTGGGTCGTATCTAATTCATTATCCGATGTAAACAAATTGTTGAAGAACGGATTTGATGGGTTTATGGACATTAAGCAAATGCAGCGTATAGATGGTGTTGCCGCGTATCTTGATGATGGAGATGCCGTATTTGCGGACGAGGGCAGGAAGAAGCAAAACGCGCATTTTATTCAGGATAGCACGTATAATATTATCTCGGTACACGATTTCCCAATCATTGAGGAGCAGGATTGGAGACAACTTTACCCCGCCTATAAGGAAAAGCTTAATGACCGAATAAGAAAATTCATTGAAATACTTGCAAACAGCCAATCCGTTCTATTTATCCGGTGGGGGGCAGTAAGCATTCCGGAAGCACTTGAATTGCGATCTATCTTAGCAGGTATGACACCTGGAAAATGTAACATCCTGTTCCTTGATCCAATAGCAGATATACCGAGTGTTAAGGAAATCGACTGGGGAATTGACGGGATTTGTACGACACAGGTTCCAAGCCAAAGCCCTAATGATGATTCCATGTGGGATCATGTTTATGATGGACTGGCCATAACGGACTACTGGAAGAATTAAGGTAACCGTGATTATTTGACAGGATTATGGTTTGGGGAAATGATTCGGAGTTTCAGCCGGATTACGACGAATACGATCAAGAAATGGACAGATAAATGATTCAAATAGGGGTGCCTGCTCGAGCATTAGACATGAGTAGTCCCTCTTTTGGTCACTAGCAAATTGAAGGAAGAGCATGTTTTGGTTAAACATGCTCTCCTTCTTTAACGGATGTCTGGGGATAGGGCTCATTTAAAGGTGAAACGCCGTTTGAAATCCCAATCCAAAATAAATGAGTTATTTGCACCTGTTAAAAACTTATAATCAATATAGGTTCTTTCCTTTTTAGTCATTTCGTCTACATATGGGGAATAGGTCCGGAAAAACAATTGGTTTTTCTTTTCATTGAATTCGACAAGTCTTAGCCAGCCATTCCCGCCACGATAATCCGATTGATAATTGACCACCATTTGAATGACATCATTCCCCGCTCTGTTTTTCTTTACTTGATGAGCAATGCCGAAATAATGTCCATTGACCGTCATGAAAACTTGATTATGATCCTTTACGAGTTCTTTCCATATCAGCCGGCCATTGGCCGATTCAGCGGCGATGGTTTCGTTATTAATCACATCAGGGAAAATGATATCATGTGAAACGAGGATTGTCGGTTTATCCTGATGCTGATCGAGGACACCTTCCGCCCATTGCAAGTCTTTATGAAGGTTTTTCATATCAACGATCAAGACCAAGTATTGATAACTACCGGCCTTAACGATTGCAAAGGAGCTGTACCCGGATTGGGATGAGCCCTTATAGTATGCTTTATTTTGAAAACGGTGCGGTCCATAGTGTGTTAGGAATGGGTTTCCGGCCGCATAATCATGATTTCCTGCCGCCATCATATAGGGGATGTGCTGCTTATCCAATTTCGAAATGGCTGAAAGTGAGTTTTGCCATTGTTTTTCCGTATCACTATCGACAATGTCACCTACGAATGAATTCATGATGATATGGTTCTTCTTCGTGTTCTTGGAAATCCAATTCATCTGGCTATTGAAAATCTCTGGGTTTTGGCTTGAATATTTCTGAGTATCAGGAATGAAAACGAAATTATAATTTTTTTTATTCGTCAAAAGGGGCATTGATTTATTAGAGCCTTCGAAGGGATCATCGTCACGGGGATCCTTCACAAGCCATTCTTTTTCAGTCAATGCTTTATTGGCGATCCGGATTTCCTCGATATTCCCCGCAAATAGTTTATCCAATTTATTGCTCCATTCGGATGCTCCGATGTTCCAGCCCTTCCCAGTCAATCCCGCAATGCCTATAGCCTTTTCCGATTCTCCGTAATCACTTATGCTATTTAAAGTCAAGGTGGTCGCGCTGCCATCATTGACTACAGCCAAGTGGTACCATTCATCCGCATTTAACGCTCTTGACCAATTGCTTACATTATAAGTTAGATTGGAAGGGTGGCTTGTCCAATGTATTTTTTGATCGCTTGATAAAGTAAGGGCAGAAAGAAGTTTCTTGTCGCCGTCCATTTTATTAAGGTCGACCGCTTTTCCTTGCCTGGAGAAAAGTCCTAACCCATTGTTGGTTTTAGTTTTAGCTGGTAATTTAAAAATAGCTTCGATTGTGAATCCATTATCGAATTTCTCTGAATTGATCGGTGCGTTTTTCTTGGTTTTGAAGTATCGTCCTGAAGGCCCGTTTTCCTGATTAGCGAATTTTAGGCTATCCACCCCTTCACGATCATGATAATCTTCTTCAGACCATTGAATCAATCCTTTTAATTCAGGGGAGGCAGCATCCCCGATGGTTGCCATCTCCAGATCGTTTCCGTGCTTGCTTGTATCCTCGATCATTAAGTTTCCTTTATCGATTGAACCACTTTTGACATGCTGTCTTGTGAATTTCCAATCAGCCAGGATCGTGCCTCGATCATTTTCAGCATCGGGATGTATGGAGTTTGCCGAATTGGCAATGCCGGGAACAATCATGAATAATAGTGTTAGACCAATAAATGCTTTTTTCATTTTCATAAAACATGCACCCCATTACAATTAGATAAAGCACTATTTGAATAGCCGCTATATTGTTATTCCTTATGTCATCCTGATATCTTTAACGAATTATGTAAGGAAAGAAGATTTATACCGCAATATCATTTAGTTTGCTTATCTTCTTGTTAACTTATTAAGGATAGGTAAAAAAGGCCTATTCGACCTGTTGATATCAGGAAGATAATGACACTTAAGTTCTATATAAGCTGTGAAGCGGCTGAAACTGACGGCATTAAGGAATCAAAAAATCGCTATATCCGTGAAGAAATTCAACTTTAATATATGGATAATTATTTTGACGGTCGTAAGAAAGAGACATCTTGGAAGGCAAATCCTATACAGTAGCTTGGAAGGTGCGTATGGTAACAGAGGAGGAGAAATATGGAAAACAAATTCCCGGTTATTGAGACGAAAAGATTGATATTGCGTGAAGCAACAAAAGCGGACGCGGGTGATATGCTTGACTATCTAACTGATATCGAGGTCGTGAAGCATATGGGATTGGAGCCTTTCCAAACAGTCGATGAAGTGTGGGAGGAAATCGGTTGGTATCAGTCCATCCGCAAAGAAGGTACAGGAATTAGATGGGGAATAACGATGAAAGATAACGGGAAGGTGATCGGGAGCTGTGGATTTTTTAATAGGGCCCCTAAACATTTCCGGGCAGAAGTTGGCTATGAACTAAATCAAGCTCATTGGGGAAAAGGCATAGCAGGTGAAGCTCTGGAAGCCGTCGTCAGGTATGGCTATCATCATTTTCAATTGGAAAGGATCGAGGCTTTAATCGAGCCCGCCAATATTCCATCCCAAAGACTGGTGGAAAAGCAAGGCTTTAAAAGAGAGGGCTTGCTTAGGCATTATGAATATACTTGTGGGAAATTTGATGATTTATTGATGTACTCCCTAATAAAAAAAGATTTGAAAATCATCTAACGTCATGAAACAAATCCATGCTTTTTTTTTAAACCGCTGTAAAGCGGTCTTTTTTATGAACTTGATGCCGGAACGAGGTCCTAAGTTTTCTCACTTGTTGCGGTACTCTCTTTCAACCTTGCAAATACGTACGGAATAAGAGGAATACCAGTCTTTCATGCCTTTTTCCTGAGCTTTTTTGTGTAAAGCATTCTCCTTCCAGCGCTTGATTGAATCCTGGGATTTCCAATAAGATACAGTGATTCCTGAACCGTTTTGATCCCTTACGCTCTCTACTCCTAAAAAGTCTTCTTGCTGAGAGGCAAGCTCAACCATGAAATCAGCGGTTGAATCGTAGCCTGCCGCATCTCCTTCACTTCTGTTTGACGTAAAAATACAAGCGTAGTAAGGCGGTTCGGGTGTATTTGCAAAAAACATCAATGGATTTCCCCCTTTAACTGACTTTTTTAAAATCATAACCTATCAGGATATGCAGGGATAGGGACATTCAGAAGCCGGCAAACCAAGCAATGGGGTGGGTCGTGGAGTTCAAGATATGTTTGGTCCATTATGCAAGAGGGGGAAGGAGATTATTTATTTTGGAACGAATATAGTACATTGAAGGTTTGTTAAAAAAAGGAGATGGTTTTATGTGTGGGATTCTTCAGTGAACATTTGGAAAGAGACTCCTATTTGCCCAAGCATCGTGATATTTTGTTGCTTCATGCAATAAAGGACCTATCGGCTGACCGGGATGTTTTGGCCATATACCTTTCGGGGTCATTAGCGAAAGGGAACTTTGATGATTACTCTGATATCGATCTGCATACGGTTGTCATCCGAGAGCGGAAAGCAGCTTACTTAAAGGGAAAAATGCAACGAGCCAATGGCTGGGGGAATGCCGCTTTTCATGAAGATCACCATTCATCTTCACCATATAT
Coding sequences within:
- a CDS encoding DUF1796 family putative cysteine peptidase, which translates into the protein MADLKLQDIKGKYDVIISLGSWCGPSLNLRRHNLRRFSFPLDWVVSNSLSDVNKLLKNGFDGFMDIKQMQRIDGVAAYLDDGDAVFADEGRKKQNAHFIQDSTYNIISVHDFPIIEEQDWRQLYPAYKEKLNDRIRKFIEILANSQSVLFIRWGAVSIPEALELRSILAGMTPGKCNILFLDPIADIPSVKEIDWGIDGICTTQVPSQSPNDDSMWDHVYDGLAITDYWKN
- a CDS encoding LamG-like jellyroll fold domain-containing protein encodes the protein MKMKKAFIGLTLLFMIVPGIANSANSIHPDAENDRGTILADWKFTRQHVKSGSIDKGNLMIEDTSKHGNDLEMATIGDAASPELKGLIQWSEEDYHDREGVDSLKFANQENGPSGRYFKTKKNAPINSEKFDNGFTIEAIFKLPAKTKTNNGLGLFSRQGKAVDLNKMDGDKKLLSALTLSSDQKIHWTSHPSNLTYNVSNWSRALNADEWYHLAVVNDGSATTLTLNSISDYGESEKAIGIAGLTGKGWNIGASEWSNKLDKLFAGNIEEIRIANKALTEKEWLVKDPRDDDPFEGSNKSMPLLTNKKNYNFVFIPDTQKYSSQNPEIFNSQMNWISKNTKKNHIIMNSFVGDIVDSDTEKQWQNSLSAISKLDKQHIPYMMAAGNHDYAAGNPFLTHYGPHRFQNKAYYKGSSQSGYSSFAIVKAGSYQYLVLIVDMKNLHKDLQWAEGVLDQHQDKPTILVSHDIIFPDVINNETIAAESANGRLIWKELVKDHNQVFMTVNGHYFGIAHQVKKNRAGNDVIQMVVNYQSDYRGGNGWLRLVEFNEKKNQLFFRTYSPYVDEMTKKERTYIDYKFLTGANNSFILDWDFKRRFTFK
- a CDS encoding GNAT family protein yields the protein MENKFPVIETKRLILREATKADAGDMLDYLTDIEVVKHMGLEPFQTVDEVWEEIGWYQSIRKEGTGIRWGITMKDNGKVIGSCGFFNRAPKHFRAEVGYELNQAHWGKGIAGEALEAVVRYGYHHFQLERIEALIEPANIPSQRLVEKQGFKREGLLRHYEYTCGKFDDLLMYSLIKKDLKII
- a CDS encoding antibiotic biosynthesis monooxygenase; amino-acid sequence: MMFFANTPEPPYYACIFTSNRSEGDAAGYDSTADFMVELASQQEDFLGVESVRDQNGSGITVSYWKSQDSIKRWKENALHKKAQEKGMKDWYSSYSVRICKVEREYRNK